TGAATTTCCCAACCTGCCTAAAGCGGTAGCAATTATCTCACCACATACCTCCAATATCGATGCATGGCATGGCTTTACGGCTCTATTAGGCTTAGGCCTGCAAATCACTATTTTTGGTAAGAACAGTTTGTTTCATACCCCGCTGAAACCGCTACTTGAGTGGGTTGGTGTCATTCCTGTCAATCGTACCCATGCCCAAGGTTTAACCCAAGACATTATCGCGATTATTAACAGCAAAGAAAAAATTTGGGTCGGGATGGCACCTGAAGGTACACGTAAACACGCCGAATCCATCCGTAGTGGCTTTTATCGCATTGCGTATGGTGCACAGATTCCGATTGTGATGTTTTCCTTTGACTATGCGCAAAAAACCATCCACTGCTTGGGTGTATTTCATCCTACTGGAAATTTTGAGCAAGACCTAGAGCATATTTTAGACCTGTATATCGGCAAATTTTCAGCCAAGAACCCCAAATGGTTGGCCAAGCCTTTACAAAAACGCTTAAAAAATAGCTAGTAAATCAAGGTCGAATCTGCTGAGATGTGCACCATTATTTGTTTTACGTTTTAGTACTTTTGACCATGAATTTTGCTCGTTTATCTCTGATTGGTACACTCACACTGACTATGGCAGGATGTGATCTTGCATCAAAGAAAACACCTCCAACAACTCCCATTCAAGCCCGCGAACCTGTGATTGCGATTGCACTCGGCGGCGGCGGTGCTAAGGGTTTTGCACATATTGGGGTACTTAAAGTTTTAGAGTCGCATGGTATTAAACCTAAAATTGTCACGGGAACAAGTGCGGGAAGTTTTGTAGGTAGTATCTATGCCAGTGGTAAAACTCCATTCCAACTTCAACAAATTGCGTTGACCTTAAAAGAATCGGACATTCGAGACTTAACCCTCAACTCCCAGGGGTTTGTTCAAGGTCAAAAGCTACAAGACTATGTCAACAAACATGTCGGCAATAAACCGATTCAACAGTTCCCTATCCGCTTTGCAGCGGTAGCAACCCGTCTCGACACTGGACGTAAAGCTGACTTTATCAAAGGCAATGCGGGCCAAGCCGTACGTGCTTCATGCAGTATTCCGAATGTTTTTGTCCCTGCGGTGATTGGCGGAACCAAGTATGTTGATGGCGGTCTTGTCAGCCCAATTCCAGTGAAAACTGCCAAAGATATGGGTGCGGATATTGTAATTGCGGTTGATATTTCAGCCCGCCCTGTCGGCAACAAACCCCTCAATATGTGGGGTTTGCTCGACCAGACCATTAATATTATGGGGCAACAAAGCATCAATGAGGAATTGAGCCAAGCGACTGTGGTGATTCAGCCCAAAGTCGGACATTTGGGCACTTTGGACTTAAAAGCCAGCAATCAATCTATTTTAGAAGGTGAAAAAGCCGCACAACTCAAAATTAAATCGATCGAAAAAGCTATTGTCGATTTTAAAAAGACTCCTGCTGCTTTTAAACCTGCTCCTAAAGCCAAATTCTAAAAAATTTGATTTTTAATATTCAAAGACTTATTCATCTGCTAAATTGATATAGATGCTTCTGCATCTATATCCCTATAACGAATATATGAGTAGATGTATGGAATTTGCTTTTGAGCCTTGGCACTGGTTTGTATTGGGCGTTCTGTTAATGTTATCAGAGCTCATTCTGCCTGCTTTTGCTGCATTGTGGTTCGGTATTGCGGCCATTATGGTCGGTATTCTGTATTGGATGTTCCCAATGATGGGCGTTACCACGCAGTTTGTGACGTGGATTGTTCTGTCTATTCTATGCACTTTACTTTGGTTT
This DNA window, taken from Acinetobacter sp. WCHA55, encodes the following:
- a CDS encoding 1-acyl-sn-glycerol-3-phosphate acyltransferase produces the protein MNQYFPELPDQVPSRNSSAFTRTIFKQLYLAQGWRFVGEFPNLPKAVAIISPHTSNIDAWHGFTALLGLGLQITIFGKNSLFHTPLKPLLEWVGVIPVNRTHAQGLTQDIIAIINSKEKIWVGMAPEGTRKHAESIRSGFYRIAYGAQIPIVMFSFDYAQKTIHCLGVFHPTGNFEQDLEHILDLYIGKFSAKNPKWLAKPLQKRLKNS
- a CDS encoding patatin-like phospholipase family protein, translating into MNFARLSLIGTLTLTMAGCDLASKKTPPTTPIQAREPVIAIALGGGGAKGFAHIGVLKVLESHGIKPKIVTGTSAGSFVGSIYASGKTPFQLQQIALTLKESDIRDLTLNSQGFVQGQKLQDYVNKHVGNKPIQQFPIRFAAVATRLDTGRKADFIKGNAGQAVRASCSIPNVFVPAVIGGTKYVDGGLVSPIPVKTAKDMGADIVIAVDISARPVGNKPLNMWGLLDQTINIMGQQSINEELSQATVVIQPKVGHLGTLDLKASNQSILEGEKAAQLKIKSIEKAIVDFKKTPAAFKPAPKAKF